A section of the Deinococcus taeanensis genome encodes:
- a CDS encoding DUF4097 family beta strand repeat-containing protein yields the protein MTSLPPSRPLAPTLQRMALGLGLSALGATLFWQGAPRSLTPGMSVQDTPLSVPLDGPLPLDLASSAALTLEGDRVDVTVAPLEPGSAQVVRGRAHHRARNAIQADVARDGRRVTARVALSVQPINAGVILNGPEGVQHTLDLALTRRIPLALTASTTSGMQILDLTPLRVQNLTLRSVSGDLALTLPQRETGPVSVTTGSGQVSVTGPAGSVPAALRVNTRSGSQALHLAGARTRDLSVGSDSGDVRLTLPGVSGRASVTTGSGNVTVTALPGTRGNLDIRTQSGQVTLRIPPTLSARIRFTDRATLTLPRGARPDPSPALDVFVDAPRSSFTLPDLEDTP from the coding sequence ATGACCAGCCTTCCGCCGTCCCGGCCGCTGGCGCCCACCCTGCAGCGCATGGCGCTGGGCCTGGGCTTGTCGGCGCTGGGCGCCACGCTGTTCTGGCAGGGTGCCCCCCGCAGTCTCACGCCTGGGATGAGCGTGCAGGACACGCCGCTGAGTGTTCCGTTGGACGGTCCGCTGCCGCTGGACCTGGCCAGCAGCGCCGCCCTGACGCTGGAGGGGGACCGGGTGGATGTCACGGTGGCGCCACTGGAGCCCGGCAGCGCGCAGGTGGTGCGCGGGCGCGCCCACCACCGCGCCCGCAACGCCATTCAGGCGGACGTGGCGCGCGACGGCCGCCGCGTGACCGCCCGCGTGGCCCTGTCGGTGCAGCCCATCAACGCCGGTGTGATCCTGAACGGTCCTGAAGGCGTGCAGCACACGCTGGACTTGGCGCTGACCCGCCGGATTCCCCTGGCGCTGACGGCGAGCACCACCAGCGGCATGCAGATCCTGGACCTGACGCCCCTGCGGGTGCAGAACCTGACGCTGCGCAGCGTGAGCGGCGACCTGGCCCTGACCCTGCCGCAGCGGGAGACCGGGCCGGTGAGCGTCACGACCGGAAGCGGGCAGGTGAGTGTGACCGGGCCGGCCGGGAGCGTCCCGGCGGCGCTGCGCGTCAATACCCGCAGTGGCAGTCAGGCCCTGCATCTCGCCGGCGCCCGCACCCGGGACCTGAGTGTCGGCAGTGACAGCGGGGACGTGCGCCTGACGCTGCCGGGCGTGTCCGGGCGCGCGAGCGTCACAACCGGGAGTGGGAATGTCACGGTGACGGCCCTGCCCGGCACGCGCGGTAACCTCGACATCCGCACGCAGAGCGGTCAGGTGACGCTGCGTATTCCCCCGACCCTCAGCGCCCGCATCCGCTTCACGGACCGCGCGACCCTCACCCTGCCGCGCGGCGCCCGGCCCGATCCCAGCCCGGCACTCGACGTGTTCGTGGACGCGCCGCGCAGCAGTTTCACCCTGCCTGACCTGGAGGACACCCCATGA
- a CDS encoding response regulator yields MTHPDLRSVRVLLVDDHAVVRQGLRLFLGLDPLIDVIGEAANGEEALHAAQTLRPEVIIMDLMMPVMDGITATRTLKRQHPDMEVIALTSTLEEHKVNGAIEAGAISYMLKDASSDTLADAIHAAARGEVRLHPEAARRLVRDFRGGEMRESLTPKETIVLQLLAHGYSNKDIAADQGVSEATVKTHVSRLLSKLGLDSRTQAALYALKHGIATLDGVDV; encoded by the coding sequence ATGACCCATCCTGATCTCCGTTCCGTTCGCGTGCTGCTTGTCGATGATCACGCCGTGGTCCGCCAGGGCCTTCGCCTCTTTCTGGGCCTGGACCCGCTGATCGACGTGATCGGCGAGGCCGCCAACGGCGAGGAGGCCCTGCACGCCGCGCAGACCCTGCGCCCGGAGGTGATCATCATGGACCTGATGATGCCAGTAATGGACGGCATCACCGCCACCCGCACCCTCAAGCGGCAGCACCCGGACATGGAGGTGATTGCCCTGACCAGCACCCTGGAGGAACACAAAGTGAACGGCGCCATTGAGGCCGGCGCCATCTCGTACATGCTCAAGGACGCCAGCAGCGACACCCTGGCGGACGCCATTCATGCCGCGGCCCGGGGGGAAGTGCGCCTGCACCCGGAAGCAGCCCGGCGTCTGGTGCGGGACTTCCGGGGCGGTGAGATGCGCGAGAGCCTCACGCCGAAGGAAACCATTGTCCTGCAACTGCTGGCGCACGGGTACAGCAACAAGGACATCGCGGCGGATCAGGGCGTCAGCGAAGCCACGGTGAAGACGCACGTGTCGCGCCTGCTCAGCAAACTTGGCCTGGACAGCCGCACCCAGGCGGCGCTGTACGCCCTGAAACACGGCATTGCCACGCTGGACGGCGTGGACGTCTAG
- a CDS encoding chlorite dismutase family protein, which yields MMVDLDPSGQVTQREPDRANRQFLNYAFFKLDPAFRRLPQAERDELKAEFLAAATGWTEDAPAEKGLIQRPYSLVGVRADVDFMLWRIAFDVRDFQEAQARLNRTRLMGYLTQPYNFVSMNKRSQYVNRVEGSGHGLEILPGQGQFLFIYPFVKTRAWYDLTPQSRQGMMDEHIYASGPFKGVRINTSYSYGIDDQEFVVSFDSDHPQEFVDLVHRLRYTEASNYTLQDTPMFTCVKKDLADTLNDLG from the coding sequence ATGATGGTGGACCTTGACCCGAGCGGGCAGGTCACGCAGCGGGAACCGGACCGCGCCAACCGGCAGTTCCTGAACTACGCGTTCTTTAAATTGGACCCCGCTTTCCGGCGCCTGCCCCAGGCCGAACGCGACGAACTGAAAGCCGAGTTCCTGGCCGCCGCGACCGGCTGGACGGAGGACGCCCCGGCAGAAAAGGGCCTGATCCAGCGGCCGTACTCGCTGGTGGGCGTCCGCGCCGACGTGGACTTCATGCTGTGGCGCATTGCGTTCGACGTGCGGGACTTTCAGGAGGCGCAGGCCCGGCTGAACCGCACGCGCCTGATGGGCTACCTCACGCAGCCGTACAACTTCGTATCCATGAACAAACGCAGCCAGTACGTCAACCGCGTGGAGGGCAGCGGGCACGGCCTGGAGATTCTGCCGGGCCAGGGGCAGTTTCTGTTCATCTACCCGTTCGTGAAGACCCGGGCGTGGTACGACCTGACCCCGCAGTCCCGCCAGGGCATGATGGACGAGCACATCTACGCGTCAGGGCCATTCAAGGGCGTGCGCATCAACACAAGTTACTCCTACGGCATCGACGACCAGGAATTCGTCGTGAGTTTCGACAGTGACCATCCGCAGGAATTCGTGGACCTCGTGCACCGCCTGCGCTACACCGAGGCCAGCAACTACACGCTGCAGGACACGCCTATGTTCACCTGCGTGAAAAAGGACCTGGCGGACACCCTGAACGACCTGGGCTGA
- a CDS encoding aldo/keto reductase, translating to MEYRKLLGTDLTVSALGFGVWTVGTTWWGVKDEQMGKRLLRQAFDLGVTFFDNADTYASGRAEELQREALGDVRDQIVIGTKFGYDIYNHPDRPGQQERPHDWSPAHLRRALEGSLRRLGTDRIDYYQLHNPRMDAILRDDLWAELDRARTEGLILAYGTALGPAQHERQIEEGIASVRERRAPTQIIYNLLEQALGEQILPVAEEVGVGVMARVPHASGLLEGYMSMDTEFEPGDHRNWRLTTNARRKAWMEDGLKKVEQLREAVVDGQDRTIGQLALQFTLRSPAMASILPNIYSEEGLREYTATFSAAPLTGEEYEQIQAMYRVNFGFTHDLRGQEVAQ from the coding sequence ATGGAATACCGCAAGTTGCTGGGCACCGACCTGACCGTCAGCGCACTGGGGTTCGGGGTGTGGACGGTCGGCACCACCTGGTGGGGCGTGAAGGACGAGCAGATGGGCAAACGGCTGCTGCGTCAGGCTTTCGACCTGGGCGTGACGTTCTTCGACAACGCCGACACCTACGCTTCAGGGCGCGCTGAGGAGCTGCAGCGCGAGGCGCTGGGTGACGTGCGCGACCAGATCGTGATCGGCACGAAGTTCGGGTACGACATCTACAACCACCCCGACCGGCCCGGACAGCAGGAACGGCCCCACGACTGGTCCCCGGCGCACCTGCGCCGGGCGCTCGAAGGCAGCCTCAGGCGCCTGGGAACCGACCGCATCGACTACTACCAGCTGCACAATCCCCGCATGGACGCCATCCTCCGTGACGACCTGTGGGCCGAACTGGACCGCGCCAGAACCGAGGGGCTGATCCTGGCGTACGGCACCGCGCTCGGGCCCGCGCAGCACGAGCGGCAGATTGAGGAGGGGATCGCCAGTGTGCGCGAGCGCCGCGCCCCCACGCAGATCATCTACAACCTGCTCGAACAGGCCCTTGGAGAGCAGATCCTGCCCGTCGCTGAGGAGGTCGGCGTGGGCGTCATGGCGCGCGTACCGCACGCGTCGGGGCTGCTGGAAGGCTACATGAGCATGGACACCGAGTTCGAGCCCGGTGATCACCGCAACTGGCGCCTGACGACCAACGCCCGCCGGAAGGCCTGGATGGAAGACGGCCTGAAGAAGGTCGAGCAGCTGCGGGAAGCGGTGGTGGACGGCCAGGACCGGACCATCGGACAGCTGGCCCTTCAGTTCACGCTGCGCTCGCCCGCCATGGCCAGCATCCTGCCGAACATCTACTCCGAAGAGGGCCTGCGCGAGTACACCGCAACCTTCAGCGCCGCGCCCCTGACCGGCGAGGAGTACGAGCAGATCCAGGCCATGTACCGCGTGAACTTCGGGTTCACGCACGACCTGCGCGGTCAGGAGGTGGCGCAGTGA